One Patescibacteria group bacterium genomic region harbors:
- a CDS encoding D-alanine--D-alanine ligase: protein MRILVIYGGFGLSSEAEISKASGLAVLNACKLAKYETEGFELNEFNIDSVANRVSGFDLVIPMLHGQFGEDGRIQKILEDIGVPFVGSGSVSSQLCFNKVSTKKILDDNNIQTPKWEVIKEASDLEGWNYPLVLKPIEGGSSIGVAIVKSSDDLRNIDFSRPILAEEYIAGQELTVGILGDTALPVVEIIPPENRWFDYEVKYNNATQENIPPKYISTEIQEQAQAIALHIHKLCGCRHLSRVDMILRRNRLFILEINTLPGMTPESIYPKAAKAVGLDMRQLMGKLVLLATD from the coding sequence GTGAGAATCTTAGTAATTTATGGTGGTTTTGGTTTATCGTCTGAAGCAGAAATATCAAAAGCTTCTGGTTTGGCAGTTTTGAACGCATGTAAACTGGCCAAATACGAGACAGAGGGTTTTGAGCTGAATGAGTTCAATATAGATTCCGTTGCTAATAGAGTAAGCGGGTTTGATTTAGTTATCCCAATGTTGCACGGCCAATTTGGCGAAGACGGCCGTATTCAAAAAATTCTCGAAGATATCGGAGTTCCGTTTGTTGGTTCGGGGTCTGTTTCGTCTCAACTTTGCTTTAATAAAGTATCTACTAAAAAGATCCTTGATGATAATAATATCCAAACACCCAAATGGGAAGTTATCAAAGAAGCCAGTGATTTAGAAGGCTGGAATTATCCATTAGTGCTTAAACCTATTGAAGGTGGTTCAAGCATCGGAGTGGCAATAGTTAAATCATCAGACGATTTAAGAAATATAGATTTTAGCCGCCCCATATTGGCGGAGGAATACATCGCCGGGCAGGAATTGACAGTGGGGATATTGGGCGATACAGCTTTGCCTGTGGTAGAGATCATTCCTCCAGAAAACAGATGGTTTGATTACGAAGTCAAATATAACAACGCTACTCAAGAGAATATCCCGCCAAAATACATCAGTACAGAAATACAAGAACAAGCACAGGCAATTGCATTACATATCCATAAACTTTGTGGATGTCGACACTTATCTCGCGTGGATATGATATTAAGAAGAAATCGGTTATTTATTTTGGAAATAAACACTTTACCGGGAATGACGCCCGAAAGCATTTATCCTAAAGCAGCTAAAGCTGTTGGTCTGGATATGCGCCAATTAATGGGAAAATTGGTACTATTGGCTACTGATTAA
- a CDS encoding GerMN domain-containing protein, which yields MMKYLIWFLLGLAVGLGGYWLVGQYYHPQATPVTRTILVYFNKSEPTDIVQVAVERTIVKTVAVATAAIQELLKGPTETEKSAGLTTAMNAGTVLNYVRIDNGVATVDFNSQFDFQMGGSARVRAIYQQIFKTLTQFSTIKEIKITIDNGSRPANLEP from the coding sequence TGGTTTGGGTGGTTATTGGCTGGTGGGGCAATATTATCACCCCCAAGCAACCCCGGTTACCCGGACAATTTTGGTTTACTTTAATAAAAGCGAACCCACCGATATTGTGCAGGTGGCAGTGGAGCGCACGATTGTTAAAACCGTAGCAGTAGCCACAGCCGCTATACAGGAATTATTGAAAGGGCCCACCGAAACTGAAAAATCTGCCGGGTTGACCACAGCCATGAATGCCGGTACGGTGCTAAATTATGTCAGAATTGATAACGGAGTCGCCACTGTAGATTTCAATAGCCAATTTGATTTCCAGATGGGCGGCTCGGCACGGGTCAGAGCTATTTACCAACAAATTTTCAAGACGCTCACGCAATTTTCCACCATCAAAGAAATAAAAATCACCATCGATAATGGTTCTCGCCCTGCCAACCTGGAGCCTTAA